Sequence from the Syngnathus acus chromosome 13, fSynAcu1.2, whole genome shotgun sequence genome:
CAGGTATCCTCGAGGAGAAACGGCAGCAGGTGAAGgttgtttcaaaacaaaacctaTGGCTGCCCTGCACAGGTCAAGGTAGCCCTGAGCCAAGGATTCACTGGGTGTTGCAAGATGGCATTTTGGTCAATTCACAGAGATTTGCCTGGGACAAGAGGATATCTGTTTATGAAAATGGAACCCTTCTTATTAAGAATTTGTCTCCAATTGACAATGGCAAATATGAATGCATTGCAACTAGTTCCACGGGCTCGGAGCGAAGAGTGGTGACTTTGACGGTGGAGAGAAGAGAAGCTGCACCAAAAATAGAGGTGATATCCCAGCAAGTAACCGAGTTGTATTTTGGGGATCAGCTCAAGCTAAACTGCTCAGCAATCGGAGAACCTGAACCCAGGATTACATGGAGGCTACCATCTAATGCGATGGTAGAACAATCACATAGGTAAGATTCCATCGCCAATAACAGTAATGTCCAGAATGTTTTTGACTGCATGCTCAAGGTAATTGATAAAGATTTATTGTCAATCATGCGATTGTTGTCTGTtggtttttaaatgttgtgaAATGGGAAATGATGGGATCATCACTGAACAGTTTTCCCCTTCTTCTTTCCAATGTTGATTCCTCTCCTTAGGATGGGTAGCAGATTCCAGGTTCTAGAAAATGGTACTCTGGTGGTCAATTCTGTGATTGATAAAGATGCAGGTGACTATCTCTGTATGGCTAAAAGCACAAGTGGTGATGACGTCCAACTTATGAAGGTCAAGGTGTCAATGAAGCCAGCTAAGATAGACCACAAGCCTCATGGCAAGAAGAAAGTTCTGTATGGTAATGACTTCAAGGTCGATTGTAAAGCCTCGGGGGCTCCAAAGCCAGAGATCTCCTGGGGACTTCCCGATGGTACTGTTGTCAACAGTGCTCTGCAGGCTGATTCCTTAAACGGAGGAAGGAGAATACGTCGCTTCACTTTGTTTGACAATGGAACGCTCTATGTTAATCAAGTGAGTCAACAACAGAACACCGTCGTGAATTATTGTAAAAGATCTATCGTAACGGTTTATATGTTTTTGTCCAGGTTGGTATGTCAGAGGAAGGAGACTACACCTGTATCGCTGAAAACCAAGTGGGAAAAGATGAAATGCACGTACATATCACCGTTGTGACCGCAGCTCCCAAGATACGCCAAAACAGCGAGACCTTTGCCAGATTGAAACCCGGGGGTAACATCCGCTTTGACTGCGAAGCCATTGGTGAACCCAAACCCAGGATCTTGTGGATGTTACCCACCAATGATGTCATAGCAGCATCTAACGAACGCTACTTGTTGCACGTAAATGGCTCTTTGGATATTAGGAACGCAAAGCTAGTCGATGGTGGGGAATATGTTTGCGTGGCTCGCAACCCTGCTGGTGAAAACCGAAGGGTTTACAAACTTGAAATTGGTGGGAACCCACCTGTGATCAACGGTTACCATCAGaacaggactgttctaaaagaTTTCTCGACCAAATACTCGAAGAAACTCATCGACTGTAAAGCTGAGGGCAGTCCTCCACCGACTATCACCTGGATAATGCCAGATAACATATTTCTGAGGGCGCCCTACTTTGGTGGCAGGATTAATGTCCATCATAACGGGACTTTAGAAATTCGTAATGTCCGTCCTACTGATACGGGAGAGTTCCTTTGCATGGCGACAAATGATGGCGGAGAGTCCGTGTTAGTGGTACAGCTCGAGGTGACCAATACGCTCCGAAGACCCATTTTCAAAAACCCTTTCAATGAACGGATTCTCTCTCCTTTGGGGAAAACCAACGTTCTGAACTGCTCTGCTGACGGACAACCAAAGCCAGATATCTCTTGGATTCTACCCAATGGAACGCGGCTTACCGCTGGGCGTAACTCCCACAGACGGGTAGATAACGATGGAACTTTAGTCATCTATAACTCCGGCGTTGAGGATGCTGGGAAATACCGTTGCGGTGCCAAGAACATCATGGGCTACATTGAAAAACTGGTCATTTTGGATGTGGGCCAAAAGCCGTACATCCTCACAAGGCCGAGGGGAATAATCCGCAGTATGTTCGGCGAGCCTCTCGTCCTTCATTGTCTATCTGATGGAAGTCCAAAACCCAAGATCTACTGGACACTCCCTGGGGGCCACACGCTTACCCAGCCTCAAGTCGTGGGGCGCTACAATTTACTCAAGAACGGTACTCTAATTGTACAGGACACCACTTTATATGACCGAGGGAACTATATCTGCAGAGCTCGGAATGATGCGGGGGAGGCTGCGCTAACAGTCCCGGTTGTCATCATTGCCTACCCTCCACGCATCACGGCAATGCCACCTCCAACCTTGAGTTTAATGGCGGGAACCCCCGTGAAACTCAACTGCGCTGCCATTGGCGTTCCCAAACCGGAGATTACTTGGGAGCTGCCGGATCATTCCGTTCTGTCGGTGGCCCAACAAGGGAGACGGTTGGGAAGTGAACTGCTTCACCCTCAAGGCACGCTCGTGGTCCAGAAGCTTTCAGCCTTTGACTCGGGCACGTATAAGTGTGTAGCCAAAAACCATCTTGGTACAGACCTAAAGGCTGTTTATGTGCGTGTACTCTAAAAATCACGGCAGAAGGCAACAGGCTTCAAAAGACGTTTTTATCACGACAGTAATGGACCCATCTGTACAttatttgtgattttattttttatattgatttAAATTGAGGACATTAAGGAGACGGTGCGATTTAAATGGgattaagaaaagaaaactggaaaaaaaaacatctggtgGGAtggatatttgtttttgtgacttAGGAGTGAATGTCTGGAAAATCATAGCTGGTACTCACTCATGTGGGGGATTCTCGAGGAGCAGAAAGTGTTCATACATTTGAACCCAAAGTGATTCCATTGAGGCTTTAACGCTGGCCACACATATGGATTCAATTAGAGCACATACACTTTTGTCAGCGGCTCGTCCTTTAGCAGCAAATTAAGAAGATGTGCAAAGAACAAACCGTAAAATgtctattattttttatgaatataCAAATATGAAAATTGTTTGACACTGGATACGTAACATTCTTTACAACAATACACGATTCCATAATTCACTTTTGTAGCAGATGCGTTTATTTCTAAAAAGATTTCAAAGACTTGTGATTGATTGTGTTGTACACAAGAATTTACAGTAATGTTATACATTATGCTTATCTGTAATAATACAGTATATAATTGTGTCATACCTACTAATGTATGGGAGAAAATAAAtctaacatttcattttttgcagtttttccTTCAAATCACAATTAAATGTGTGAATTAAATCACATGATAGACCATTGTGGATTTTTAGCAATTATCTCGATgagatttgttgttgttgttacttGTGGTTAATTATTAGGAATGTTGCCCTTTATTCCACTGTTCTACTCTCTCAgaccataataataattttgaatCTTTTTATAGTTTGATCCTTCCACTTTGGTGTCTAAAAGGAAATTGTATTATTTGAGATTGGGCTGATATGTGGCTACTGAAAggaagtgtgtgttttgtctgGCGGTGGGACTGCAGCTGCTAAAGTGAAACACTGGAGAGAAAGTTCAACTAGCTTCCAGTCAGATAAACACGCTGTGTTTTTGCTCGCTACGAGGTGCGTAGGACGGTTTCCTTGGCCACCTTGGAAAATCACATCTGTGGTGACTTTTTCACTTCTGGTCTGGTGTTGCATTTTGGTTTTGTGAGAGGGAGGCCTGAACACGGTACAGTACTTTTCCGTTCTTTAGTTTTGATGCTAAACTCGGCAACACATTCCCTGAGGATCGGTTGCCGTATAAGCGGAAGAtccttttcaaaacatttgcaacacGCAGTTCCATCTTGCCGGCAAGCATACAGTAGAGTAGCGAGTGCGCACTTCTCGGTGTCTACGCCGGCGATATAATTTCACACCACAGTTGCACAATCCTCACTTGGGCCTTTTAGCCACAACTAAGATCTTTGCACGTCGTCTTCAGGGAAGCTGTGTCATGCTGTGGTCAACCCAAACATTCAAaggctatttattttgcaggcAGGCCTTGTCAGCTGCCGTCTTACTTTAACTACGAGACTATACCCTGAGGGACAccattttgaattaaaaaaaaaaattgtcgtAATTATTCGTCAGGGGTCAGACAAAATATTAATAGCAAtataaacatccatccatctattaaAACGTGACTCTTTGCCTTTTTCATGTCGGGCCTGAGGACAGTggaagtaccgtaattttcgaactataagtcgcggtttttttcatagtttgggtgggggggcgacttatactcaggagcgacttatatacatatatatgttttttttcacttttttgggcattttatggctggtgcgacttatactccggtgcgacttatagtccgaaaattacggtacttcaaTAAGGGTTTTCCATTCTGATTGTCTGCAGATGTGGTCTTTGCGCCCCCTTCAGAAGACAACCAGGTGAGTCGGTGGAGCCCCCCATGACTGTAAACCGTACGTTCCGCAACCAGCATCATGCTAAAGACATCAAAGCATCTCCAAATGACAACAAACCAGAGTTCGAGCTGTTAAACTGGCCAGCTCATCTAATTAAGAATGTTAAAGTGCTCGTTTACAACAGAAGCTTGTGTATAATTGGCTCGGCATTTAACTGCAACATAAATGAGGAAGCAgaatcaacaaaaaaacgtgGCACCCAATAAAACCAGTAAACTGTTTCCACAGGTTACGTTTCAAGAGGTTGATATATATTACATGACGTTATCATGCAGACCACCTGCTGCATTGCATCTGTCTTAGCAGCACTTAGCACATACCTCAGTGACACAAGAACCCCCCCAACTGTAAAATAATATGAGCGCATTATTTTCCATAATTGTTAGCCGGCAAAATCACGGAGTACATTTTGCTAGCCAGGTATGCATCGATcctaaaaatgcaatttcccTTCTGGTAGTCCATTGGTGTGCCTCGTCGTCTGCcatgagtgcgtgcgtgtcactctcttatttttttattttatttcattttgacagtCACCATATGGCTGGTgctgtgggggaaaaaaaatccactaatGAATAGGAAAATGATATAGCAGCtgtattggatctcattagattGTACAGGTGTACCTATTAAAGTGACCGGCGAGTGTGAACGACTTTGTGTGCCGAAGTTAACATCTGATGTCTTGCGTGCTCACACACAAGCGTCCGCTGAGCACACAGAGACACGGTGTCAAATATGCGAGCTATCCCGGCCCGGCCAACCTCTCAAAGGGATCTGTTGTCCTTTTTGTCCGCTGGCGGGCCGCATCTCCACATCCTGCTTTCACGGGCAGAGGGATGATTGGACAAATAGTCAAAGAGCGATGAGATTCCTCACCGCTGCAAGGTACACACTAAAAGTGTTTTTACTGTATGTGAGGAAAAATTGAGGGGCAGGGGGTGACAGCAGGAAAATTATAGTATTCTCTCGCTATGTTATGGATTGTCCGGTTATtatttgtgagtgtgtgtgatctTGCTTTAAACGATTCTGCTTAGAAATCTATTGAGGAATGAAAAGAACTTGCGTGGGCAGATGTTCCTGACTGGAGTTTCCATTTGGAATTGATTTTGGAAACGTGGCTTTGttttggtggtggtgatggaaGTCAGCAATGTCAGTAAAATGTCTTTAGGAGAGGTAATAATACGTCGCATGACTTGCACAACATCCGCACAAGTAGCTTGTTCAATGATGCAAAATCCAGACCAGATGAGTCATCATCAAGGCGAAAGCAAAGCACTGGCTATTTTTCCGAAATGAAACCAGCTGGTAGACCGGAAAATCAAACATATCCAGACATTCAACTTTAAAACTTTAAGGACAGAAAGTCATTGTGTAAAACTTTCATTTGGGAATAAAACCCAGACTATGTAGCCCAGGTTACCAATAAtacaaaatcaattttatatttctctcaaagtacacacacattggCAACAGACGTCCGTAGCAGGCCGACAACGGTAACACAACAGTAACTTGACACTGTCCAAACAAAACCCTCGTATTTCAACTGGACCACATTCACGACTCGACCGAGGAGATGCATGAACGCAAAAGACCCTCGCAAACAAACACGGACCACCGTCTGGGCGCTGAAAGGTTACGCCGACCTGTCACAGTGACGACGTGTTTTTTCTAACGGGTGAGAGGTCGCAGTTTGTCAGCGCACAGCTGCTGCGGCAGCTTCTGGATTTGTTTGAGCGGAGTCGTCTCCTTGTCGAGTTTTCTAGAATCTCTTGAGTGTTGTTAGCCCGCGCGAGGAAGATCAGTCCTGCTTGTTCAGCTTCCTGTTTACAgagtttgtttgctttggaaATGCTGATTGGTCGCAAGCCAGAATGATTTATGTTCATCAAAAATGATTGCATAACTGTTTAAAAGAGATCATGCAAAGTGCTAATGCATttccaaaaagtgaaaatgctAAGATTCACAGAAAAGATTGTGTCAAATATGTGAAAATTCTGAGGGACAAACGTTAATGCTATTAGCATCATTTGGCTACTAGCTTAATTAGCTAACATTGACTCGAAGGACATAAAACGTTTTTATCTGTTTATAGAAGATTTTCAACAAAGTGTGCACCTATCCAGGATGTATCTGGCGTAGGTATGCATGCAGGAGAATAAAGGAAGTGAATGATGCTTAGGTTTCAGTTCGGGACTAGACAGGAAGTTTCAGCATTGCTGCCTACTTGTTGGTACATGAAATTTCAACATCATGTGATGTAAAAATCAAAAGCAGCCAGTAGAGGAGCTTGTTTTCGTTTCCTCGGAAAGATGATCCGATTTTTAGCCAAGAATATGTTGTGGTGGTTAGCCACTCTGGGTCACAGGTCAGATATAAAGACATTGGGTCATATCCCAAGGCAATAAAACCTTGACTGGTCACCAGACAACAAAAGGCACATGTCAACAAGTGACCATTCATACTTATCGAGGTCGTCAAAAAGCCACAGACAAATGACGAAAGACAGCCAAGTAACACGTGAGGATGCAGGCTAAGCATTTCTTCCTGACGACTTTTTTCAATCGTCTGCAGCGTTTCCGTCAAACAGGAAAGAGAAAGCAGAAGGCAGAGTGAAAGTCTGCGCTCAAGACACTCCATGTCGCATTCGACTGGAGGCAGCCGAGTGGTCGAATACACTTGCTTGGAGAGATCTTCAGTGAATGACTTCAATTATTGTTTCAATACTTGAGGTTGGTGATTGATTTTCCAGATAATTTTCCTCATGGACGCCAACGCAACCCTGGGCAACCTGAGCTGCTCCCGCGACAATGTCCTCAAGACGGTGGTTTTCCCAGTCCTCTACTCGATCCTGTTCCTTGCCGGACTGGCGCTCAACGGCTTGGCGGTGTGGGTGTTCCTGCGCATCCCGTCGCGCTCCCATTTCGTCATCTACCTCAAGAACGTCGTGGTCGCCGACGTCGTCATGACCCTCACGTTCCCTTTCAAGGTAATTAAGATTGGTAACGGGTGGTGCATTTAAAAGGGTGTGTCGACTTTTTATGTGCTCTGGCGACCAATCTGGCCAGTATCACATCAGACAGATTTGAATTCCACTCTCTGGTTATTTACGTTTATAAGAAATAAATCTTTGACCCGTGGCATATTTCATgatccaaaaatgtcatacctGTGATGCACCTCTTAAAACCAGACCAAAATTATGACGTGCACCCATGACAACACTACTAATTTATAGATGCGTCTCTTCCCATCACTACTCGAGGCCGCCACGtcgtaaaatgtgtttttgacgATAAGCCACCCAGTCTGCGTATAGACCGAGGCGAGGGAAACGGTAGTAAACGGCGGTCTGACATTTCACGTGGGAATATTGTCATCTAAAAGATTCATGGGGCACTTTCAAACATCAAATCGGCCGCCAGAAAGGTTTTTCACGTTCCATTTGAACTTCAAAAAGTTATTTCCCCTCCGAATAGCTTTACTGAGCTTTAAGATCATCAAACACCTACATGGAAGGATTCCTAATTGGATGATTAGGAATATATATGGACGATCCACAATTTCCTCTCTTGCTGCAGGTGTTAGCAGACTCCAATATGGCTTCTACCGGCCTGAGAATATTCGTGTGCCGGGTTTCCTCGGTTCTCTTCTACCTTACCATGTACATCAGCATCCTCTTCTTCGGACTGATCAGCATCGACCGCTGTAGGAAGACCCTGGCACCGTTCAGGGGTACCAACGCTAAGCGGTTGGCCCTCAGGAAGCTTCTCTCCGCCGCGGTGTGGATCGTCCTTCTGGGGTTCTGCCTTCCCAATGTGATCCTGACCAATAAGACGCCGCGGTCGGCGTATTTCAAGTGCAGCGACCTAAAGGGCCCGGCTGGACTTTACTGGCACGAGGTGGTCAATCACGTGTGTCAGGTTATCTTCTGGGGGAACCTCCTGATTGTGATCGTGTGCTACACGTTAATCACCAAAGAGCTGTACAAATCGTATTCACGCACCAAAACTCGAGGCCCCGATGGGGGAGCCGGGGCTTCGGCCAAACAGAAGCAGCAGCCCAAAAGGAAGATGAACACCAACGTCTTCCTGGTCCTGGCCGTGTTCTTCGTGTGCTTCGTGCCGTTCCATTTCGCCCGTGTGCCTTACACAATGAGCCAGACTCGGGATCTTCTCTTCCACTGCCAACTCaagctcttcttcttccagctGAAGGAAAGCACGCTCTTCCTGTCGTCGCTCAACTCACTTCTGGACCCGCtcatttacttttttctctGCAAGTCCTTTCGGACCACCTTGTTCAAAATGTTCAGGCTGCCCCCCG
This genomic interval carries:
- the p2ry12 gene encoding P2Y purinoceptor 12, encoding MIRFLAKNMLWWLATLGHSVSVKQERESRRQSESLRSRHSMSHSTGGSRVVEYTCLIIFLMDANATLGNLSCSRDNVLKTVVFPVLYSILFLAGLALNGLAVWVFLRIPSRSHFVIYLKNVVVADVVMTLTFPFKVLADSNMASTGLRIFVCRVSSVLFYLTMYISILFFGLISIDRCRKTLAPFRGTNAKRLALRKLLSAAVWIVLLGFCLPNVILTNKTPRSAYFKCSDLKGPAGLYWHEVVNHVCQVIFWGNLLIVIVCYTLITKELYKSYSRTKTRGPDGGAGASAKQKQQPKRKMNTNVFLVLAVFFVCFVPFHFARVPYTMSQTRDLLFHCQLKLFFFQLKESTLFLSSLNSLLDPLIYFFLCKSFRTTLFKMFRLPPGTCSWLLERGSDSDSGSTTL